A single genomic interval of Zingiber officinale cultivar Zhangliang chromosome 4A, Zo_v1.1, whole genome shotgun sequence harbors:
- the LOC121972240 gene encoding epsin-3-like: MLLSEIKKKASYYIQDKYKSARLALTDVTEAEILAEEATNSDPWGPDAKLMTRISEAAHDMDDYRRIVDVLHKRFYTMDWKEWRQAYKTLIVLEFLLTHGPEGMFEEFHCDLNTIHDLEDFTYVDEKGFDWGACMRSKSKSILKLLSDKDQLKEAREKALRISREIQGFGNQVVVSPISSCSSRTSRSSFGSYSSDSPTLGGLDESFIQEEHYDYSSDSISNSLHKRSPKSNNSTSTDHNKELEGIHLWDSPIDEDSTLIESKREEKEGLAGWSPRFYSRIFGSAHQVKRDHNQTPKKKMERQSSLVSDHS, encoded by the exons ATGCTTCTTAGTGAGATCAAGAAGAAGGCTTCCTATTATATTCAAGACAAGTATAAATCGGCTCGCTTGGCCCTCACTGATGTAACAGAAGCAGAGAT ATTGGCCGAAGAAGCGACAAACAGTGATCCTTGGGGTCCTGATGCTAAGTTGATGACCAGGATTTCTGAGGCAGCTCATGACATGGATGACTACAGAAGAATAGTTGATGTTCTCCATAAGAG ATTCTACACAATGGACTGGAAGGAATGGAGGCAGGCGTATAAAACACTAATCGTCTTAGAATTCTTGTTAACTCATGGTCCCGAAGGCATGTTTGAAGAGTTCCATTGCGATCTTAACACCATTCACGATCTTGAAGACTTCACTTACGTGGATGAAAAGGG CTTTGACTGGGGTGCATGCATGAGGAGCAAATCCAAGAGCATACTGAAGCTACTGAGTGACAAAGATCAACTCAAAGAAGCTCGCGAAAAAGCTCTCCGGATCTCAAGGGAAATCCAAGGATTTGGTAATCAAGTCGTCGTCTCTCCAATCTCTTCTTGCTCGTCGAGGACATCTAGATCATCATTCGGATCGTATTCTAGCGACAGTCCCACTCTGGGCGGCCTCGATGAATCATTCATACAGGAGGAGCATTACGATTACTCGAGCGATTCGATATCCAATAGTTTGCATAAAAGATCACCGAAGAGCAATAATTCAACATCTACTGATCATAATAAAGAACTGGAAGGGATTCATCTATGGGATTCACCCATAGATGAGGACAGCACTCTCATCGAATcaaagagagaagagaaagaaggatTGGCTGGTTGGTCTCCTCGATTTTATTCAAGGATTTTTGGAAGTGCTCATCAAGTGAAAAGGGATCATAATCAGACTcccaagaagaagatggagagacAATCTTCTTTGGTTTCTGATCATTCATAA